In Deinococcus radiotolerans, the genomic stretch CGTGTCGATCTACGCGTCGGATTACGAGTACTTCAACGGGACCAGCATGGCCACGCCGCACGTGGCGGGCGCCGCTGCCGTGGTGTGGGCCGCGAAGCCCAACCTGAGCAACGCGGAACTGCGCGCCCTGCTCAGTGCCACGGCCACCGACCTCGGCCCGAACGGGCGGGACAACTTCTTCGGGAATGGCCTGGTCAATCCGGCTGCAGCCATCGCGGCTGCAGGCAAGCGCTAAGGTTTCATCGTCATTCCAGGGCAGGGTGAAATACGCCCTGCCCTTGCTGCGGCAGGTTGTTGGCAGTGGAGCGATGAACAAGCCTCGATGAGACCGGCGACCAGACGTTCAGGCTGCCGGTCGCCCGACGTCGCGCCACAGCACGACTGCTCGTCTCTGGTGGTGACGACCGCGGCTCGCGGGAAGAGTGCCGCGGGCCGGCTTGTGCAGAGGCATGCTGCGAGTGTGCAGGTCAAACCATCCCTGTGCTCGGCGCCGTGATCGGCATTAGTGTTGCAGACGCTCGTGTCGTCGTGCGGGACGATGGGACTGCTCAACCTGAGTGTCGCCGCGAGCCGCGGAGCCCACCTGGCCGTGCTCCACGTCACGGAGCGCCGGAAGTTCGCGAAGGGTTGCGCCAGAACGCCAGCGTTTGTCCGTGTCGATCGTGACTGGGAGGCCCTACCCGCCCAGGCGCCGGGAGAAGCATGACCTGGACGCTGTCGTGGCTCGGCGTCGTTGCAGCAAGACGATGGGGGCAACGCCGTGCGCGTCGGTGGCCCGCCACAATCCGGGCGTGACACCACCGACGTCCACGTGCCTTCTCGAGATGCCGCCCTCGACCCCGCCGGGGTTGAGGGGGCCGCCGTCCCGGAGCAGACACGGCACTGAACGTGACGCACCAGGTGCGGCTGGACTCGCGCGTGGCGGCGAGAGTGAAGGGCTGGACATGGAGCAGCACACTCACTGGGCCACGGCGCTCGTGTACGTCATCGTCCCGTTCATCCCGCTCAGCCTGAACGGGAGCAGACCCCAGAATTTCACGTGCCCGGGCTTGATTTCGTTTTTCTGGCGCGGTTACGCCTTGACACAAGTGATCCTCTTCACGTGGCCCAGAATCACCAGCCTTCCGCCAGAAGACGGATGGTCCACCGTATTCGACGATCGGGGGATCACTCCAGGCCAGCATGAGGAGTGTGGCCTCAACGTCTCCAGTGACCTTGCGTGGTGCACCCGTTCACAGCGTACGGTTCACGTGCGGTTAAGCCGGCGCGCGGCGGGGCGGCCAATCCGTTACGGGCGGCCTGTGTGCTCCCGGCGTTTCATGGCGTACATCCACTCATCCGCGGTGCTCAGCAGGTGAACGGGCGTTGTGGCCTCCCGGACGCGACGCCGACACTGGCCCACGGGTCCCACCACCTCACGGGCCACCCGCGTGGTGATGTCCACCTACACCTGCAGCTCATCCCTGCTGCCGGCACTCACCACGGAAAATTCATCTCCGCACCTGCCCCTGTGCCCGCCTTGGCCTGGAGCGCCTGCGCAGACACCCGCAAGGGCTTGTCGCCCTGCGCGTGCCCCTCCCGATCATTCACGCCGTCCACGTCAATCACCGCAAGGTTCACACCCTCCGAGACGTGCAGGACGTCATCGTCGAACGCCCGGCGGTTCAGGAGGCCCGTGAGTCCATCCAGACGCGCCGCGCCATGCGCCCTGTCCAGCGCCGCCTGCCGCCGCAGGACGTGCCCGGCCGTCCCGCCACATCCAGCTGCGTCTGGTCCTGCACCCGTCAGCCCGGCACGTCATTGCCTTACAGGCGCATCACCAGCATCAGGCCGCTGGGCGGTGGGCCGGACCTTGTCGTGGGTCAAAGGTGTCGGAAATTGCGGGTTCGGTTGAAGCGTTGGGTGGCCGTTCCTGCAGCCTTGATGTCTCTGGGCTGCATCCTGCTGGGCCTCCACCGACCGCTAGGTCCAGTGTGGCGAGCGGGGATGGTCCTGGAGTCTAATGCCGGTATGCCGCGCCCTCCCCTGCCCGCTGATGCTCGTCCTGCCCGGGGAGCGCTGTGACGGCGTCCTTCGCAACCCTGCCACTCAGGATCAGTCTGCGCGCCGCGTTGTCCTCTCTGGGGTATATGGAGATGACGCCGGTTCAGGCTCAGAGCCTGCCGCACGTGCTTGCCGGGCAGGACCTGATTGCGCAGGCGCGCACGGGGAGTGGCAAGACCGTGGTTTTCGGCCTGGGTCTCCTGCAGGTGCTTGACTCGGCGAATCCGGCGGTGCAGGGGCTGGTGCTGTGCCCCACCCGGGAACTCGCCGATCAGGTGGCGGCTGAGTTGCGGCGCCTGGCGCGCAGCGAAGGGAACGTCAAGGTGCTCACGCTCACCGGCGGGGTCCCGCTGCGCCCTCAGGCGGCGTCCCTGGCGCACGGCGCGCACGTCGTGGTCGGCACGCCGGGCCGAGTGCGCGATCACCTGAGCCGCGGCACGCTGAACCTCGCGCACGTGCGGACCCTGGTGCTGGACGAAGCGGACCGCATGACCGACATGGGTTTCTACGGCGAGATCGAAGGTGTCGTCCGGGCCTGTCCCCTGGAACGGCAGACACTGCTGTTTTCCGCCACCTACCCGGACGATATCCGTCAGGCGACTGCTGCGTTCCTGCGGCGGCCGGTGGAGGTGCGCGTGGACACGGTGAACCCCAACGACGGGATCGAGGAGCGCTTCTACGAGGTCAGCGCCCGTGAGCGGGATGAGGCGGTCGCGCGCTTGCTCGGGCACTACCAGCCCGGGTCCGCGCTGGTGTTCTGCAATACCCGGGCGCACTGCCAGGCGCTCGCTGCCGACCTACAGGCGCAGGGTTTTGATGCGCTGGCGCTGCACGGCGACCTGCACCAGCGCGAGCGGGACGAGACGCTCGAGCAGTTCGCGGGCCGCAGTTGCGCCGTGCTGGTCGCGACTGATGTGGCGGCGCGCGGCCTGGATATCGCGCAGCTTGACGCGGTGATCACCGCTGACCTGTCCCGTGACCCGGACGTGTATGTTCACCGCGTGGGCCGGACGGGACGCGCCGGCGAGTGCGGGCTGGCGCTGACGCTCTGCACGCCGGAGGACCGGCCCTTCGTGCGTCTGCTGGAAGAGAGGCGTGCGGCGCCGGTGGTGTGGCGCACCCTGGAAGAGCTGCGCCCGGGCGACGCGCAGCCCGCGCCGATGGTCACGTTGTGCATTCTGGGCAGCCGCCAGGACAAGCTCCGGCCCGGTGACGTGCTCGGCGCCCTGACCGGTGAGGCTGGGCTGAGCCGGGATCAGGTGGGCCGGATCACCGTCGCGGGGCGTGTCACGTACGCCGCCGTGGCCCGGGCAGCGGCGCCTCCAGCGCTCGCGCGCCTGAACGCCGCGGCGGGATCTAGCGCGCTGAGCATCAAGGGACGGCGGTTCCGACTGCGGTTGATCTCGCCGCCCGCCGGTCAGGGGCTCAGCCCACCCGGGTGAGGGTAGAACACCAGGGAGACCGGCAAGAACGACCCGCCGGTCGGGATGAACGTCATCTGGAAGGCCCTGGACGGCGTGCGCCACAGCACGAAGGGCGAGTCGCCATTGGAAAGCACCCCGGAGCCCGGGATGCGCAGCACCTGGCGGTCCGCACCGTCGTCCACGACGAGCCCGCCGCGGTACGGGCCGCCGCGCGGCACGAAGGTGGCCACGGTGCCGGTGCCCGGCACGGTGTTCTCCACGGTGATGTCGTACTGAACGCCGTAGTTGCCACTCAGGCGCTGCGGCGCGCCGGTCAGGACGTCCACGCCGCTGAGGGCCGGGTCACTCAGGCTGTCCCCCAGCGTGACCCGCGCGGGGGAGGCGCCCAGGCGGACGGTCAGGCTGCGCACCGCGCCGGGGAACGTGCCCCGCTGATGCTGCGCGTCCGGGGGCAGGACCGGCAGGGCGACCAGCGTCTCTTCGGTCAACGGCTGGCCCTCCTCGAGCATCACGACGCTCAGGTCCGCCTCGCCTGTGACCTGCAGGTCCAGTAGGATCTTGGCGCCCTGTTCCGGCGCGAGCAGCGGACTGGTGTACAGCGCCGTGACTCCCTGCGCTGGCAGCGGCTGCGGCGCGCGGCCCGCACCGGTCATGAAATCCAGCACGCTGACCTGCCCCAGCACACTCTCGATGCCGGTGCCGCCCGCGCTGCCTTCACGCAGCACCTCCACGGACGTGCCAGTGCCCCGCGGGCGGGCCAGCACGTACAGCCGCGCCGGTCGGCCCAGCCGGTTGAGGTGGTAGGCCACCACCCGCACCCGCCCGGTCGCGCGGTCCTGGTACAGCACGCCACTGCGCGCCGGGGCCTCCGGGGAGTCGCTAAACAGCAGTGGATACGACGGTCCAGCCTGCGTGGTCGGAATCAGGGCCGGGTAGGCGGGGTTGCGGGTGTCCTGGAAGGTCGAGCCGATCGGGGCGTAGCGCAGCGCGTAGGACAGGGGCGTGTTCACCGGCGGGCCCTCCACCCGGATCACGCGGGCGTACGGTGCACTGACGCGGCCCTTGCTGTTGGTGACGACGAGCGAGATGCGGTGCTCTCCTGGCGTGAAGAACACGTCGTTCATGCCGTCCCACTGACGCGCGAGATTCAGACCGTCCGGGTCGAACGAGAAGTCGGTGTAGGTCACCCGTTCCCCAGGGGCGTATACAGCCTTGTTCGTGGCGAACCGGGCTTCGGGCACGCCACCTGGCGTGGCTGGCGCGGACGGCACGGGCGCGGCGGAACTGCGGGGCGGCGCCAGGGGTGACGTCGCGGCGGGCGCGGCGGTCACCGGCGGTGCGCTGGCGGGGACGCCGGTGATGGCCACCCCGCCGGAGCGGGAGGTCAGCTGCCCGTCCAAGGCGTACGCCAGCAGTTTGGCGTCCACGAGCGCGTCGCCGCCCGGCGTGACCACCAGGGGGCCCGCGTAGGGCACACCGTCAATGGTCATGCTCCGGGTGCCGAGGTGCACGACGAGGCGGCCCACCTGGACCAGTGGGCCGCTGACCTGCGCCGGCCGGCCAAGCAGCGCCGCGATCTCTTGCAGGGGCAGCAGCAGCGTGTCCCCACTCACCTGCGGCGTGGTGCGCAGCTGTACGCTGCGGCCGTCGACCGTCACGCTTCCGCTGGGAGAGGCGAAGAGGTCTGCTGCCAGGCCAGGGGCGGACAGCTGACTGAGCAGGAGCAAGGCGCGGGCAGTCCGGAACAACGTCACGTGGCCCAGTATGGCCAGGGCTTTCTGACGCCAGCCACGTTTCCCGGGCCGGCTCTTCAGGCAACCTTAAGGGTGGAGCCCAGCCCCTTGATCACGCTCATTCTGGTGCTCATCCTGGCACCCTACACGAACCCCGCAAACGCACCACCCGTTTGAACGCCCTGACCGCGAGCGATACGAATCGGCACCCGTCGTGTGTGAGGGCCTGCTCAGACCGGTCTTGATGGTCAGGCGCCCGTGCGCCTCTTCACCATGGAGCGCAGGTACCTGCCCCGTGCTCCAGTCGATCTGCTTCTCCTGCGTTGCTGGCGTCAGGTTCAGCCAGGCGCGCCGTACGACTCCCGTCGCGTGGGCATGTTGCCAACCAGCGCAATACAGAAGTTCAGGGTCAGTGAGGGCATCATGTTGTCGTGTGGCTGGCCGTTCCCGACGACAGTCAGGGCCTGCGGGGCGAGGGGCACGGGATTCGCCACACTGGGTTGATAGGCCCCCACACCCTGCGACAGGGCCAGGACCCGCCTGGGTGACGGCACGTTCAGGTCGGCCGGGTCAAGGTTGTCAGCCAGGACGCTGTGGGTATGGGCGGGCATCTGCTCGGTGGTCAGCTTCACCGTGTCGGCGCCACCCTGCTGTCCCAGGGTATAGGCGGAGAGTTCGTCGCCCTGGCCGGGCATCAGCGGGACGCGGCCCTTGAGATCGGGGAGCCCGAAGGTGTTCGTGCCGTCGCCTCCGTACGTGGTGCCCAGCACGGAGAACAGGGCGGTGTTCTGCCGGATGGGCATGATCTGGCCGATGCAGGGCGCCCAGCCCGATGGAATCAGACTGAACGGAAAGACTCGAATTTCACCAATGAATTGATCCATTCTGGCCTCCAGGGCGCGCGCTTCACGTGGGGGATGGGAACAGGCCGCTCAACGAGATGATGAAGTTCATGGCCAGGTAGGGTTGTAGATTGGTGTGCGGCTGGCTGTCCCCCGCCGCGAGGGCCGCCTGCGGGGCGAGCGGTTCGCTCGCCTGCCCTTCGTAGTACAGCTGAATCCCGCCGGCGGTCTGGGCCAGCACGTTCCCGCTGGGGGTCACCGCGCTGCCCAGGTTCGTGGAGGCCTGGAGGACGTGACTGTGCCCGGGGATCTGCTGGATCTTGAGCGTGACCTGCTCGGCGCCACCCGACTGGGCGACCTCGTAGCCGTTCCCCTGGTGCACGGGGACGCGGCTGCGCAGGTCAGGCAAGGCGAACGTCGTCTCCCCGTCGCCGCCATAGGTGGTGCCGATGAGGTTGAACAGCAGGTCATACGCCTCAATGGGCACGAGCTGTCCCATGCAGAACATCCAGCCGTCCGGCTCAAAGGACCCAGCGAACAGTCGAATCTCACCAATGTGGGGGGTCATGATTCAGCGCTCCGCGGGGTCTGTCGGTGAGGGGTAGGCGCCTTCCGTGGCCATGCAGAAAGAGAGCGTCAGGTACGGCTGCATGTTCTCGTGGGGTTGACCGCCGCCCACACTGGTAACGGACGTCGCGTCCAGCGGGGTGAGGGGATCGCCCCCCGGTCGGTACCCGCCGTTCACCGGGGCAAGCAGCGCGCCGGTCGGGTCGGTGGTGGTGCCGCTGGCCGTGCTGGACCCCTGCGCCGGGTGGGTGTGGGCGGGCAGCTGCGCCTGCGTGAGCGTCACGGTGGGGCTGCCCGCCACCTGCCCCATGGACCAGCCGAGACCCTCGTGCATGGGCACCCGGCCCTGCAGATTCGGCAATGCGAAGGTCACGCGGCCGTCGCCGCCGTAGAGCGTGCCCAGCAGCGAGAACAGAGCCTGGTGCTGGTTGATGCTGAGCAGCTGCCCGTTGCATTCCACCCAGCCCTTGGGCGCGAACGCGAAACTCATGAGCCGGATTTCACTCAGGTACGGATCGGACACGGAACACTCCTTGACTGCCGAATGGGGGGGGCTTACAGGGCCGGTTGCGGACAGGGCGAGTTGGCTGGAGCAGTGTTGGTGAACCCACCCGTGGAGGTATTGGCATTCGTCGCGTTCGACGCGGTGTTACGGGCAAGCAGGTAGGTGGCCAGATCGGTCTGCGATGTCGCGCCCAGCTGCGCGCCCGTATACCCGGGGTAGCGCGAGGTGGTGCCGAACCGCTGGTTCACCCGGATGCGGTTTTCTGACGTCGCTGAAAAGCCAAAGCCAGTATTGATGTTCAGGATGGTGTTGCGCAGCGCCGCTGTACTCCCGCCAATGTCCAGGCAGGCCTGATCGGTATCGTTGGGTGGGCCGGACTGCGTGCCGATGGTCGCCAGAATCGCCATGTGGGCGGCGATGGACGGCGACCCGGTCTGTTGCAGGTCGTTGCCTGTAATGGTCGCGTTCAGGGTTCCGCTCCCGCCGAAGCCCGTCGCGTCGCCGGTCAGCACGCGAATGACCCCGGCCGCCTGCCCGGTCACCTGCCGGATGGTGTTGTTGCGAATGGCGAGGGTCGTAGTCCCGGGCCCGTGATGGCTTGCGAAGATGCCCGAGCCGGCCGCGGAGCCTGAGTTGTTGTCGCCCGACACGCCGATGGCGTTGCCCTCGATGGTGCCCTGCATGAGGGTGCCCGCGTTGGTCCGGTCCGCGCTGATGGCCGTGCCGTTGGTGTGCCGGACCGTGTTGCCGGAGATGTTGAAGCTCAGGTTGCCCCCGGCCACCCAGATGCCGCCGGCTGCGGCCAGCGCGCCGTTGGTGTTGTCCGCGAAATTATTCCTGATTCGCGCGGTGCCCGACGCGCTCCCCTGCACCAGGACGTGCACGGCGTTCCCCCACCAGGCGCGCACGTCATTGTTGTCGATCTGCATGTCGGCAGAGCCGTCCGTGAGGTTCACCAGCAGCGCTGTGCTCCGCACGTCCTGCGCGCTGCCCTGCATGGTGAGGACCTTGTTGTTCGAGATCACCAGCGGGTTCAGGGCCGGTGCGGTCCCGCTGGTGTTGGTGATGTTCACTGCGTTGTACGCCGCGCCGTCCAGCTGCGAATTGGTGACGCGTACGGCGCCCCCCACGTTGACCAGTTGCACGGCGGATTCGTTGTACAAGCCGCTACCACTGGTTCCGGTCGTGCCGGTGAACTTCGCCTGGTCCAGGGTGAAGCCGCGCACACCGGTGCCGTATACGCCGTTGTTCTGACTGCCGGTGAAGGTCATCCACTTCAGGCTGACGCTGCTGGTGCTGTCGAGGTACACGCCGTTCCCGGCCGCCACTCCGTCCGCGCCCACTGAGTTTTGAATGGTGCCGCCTGAGCCCGGCGTTGTGCCGTCCCCCGTCACGCTGAGCCCGGCGGTCGCGCCGGTGTTCTTCAGGAAGATCCCGTTCGGGCCGCCCGTGGCGGTGACACTCTTGAAGTTCAGGCCGCCCGCGCCGATGGCGGTGTCCTGAACGCTCAGGGCCGTGCCGCCCGCGCTGGAGACCGTGTTGTTCGGGCCTTCGACGGTCAACGTGCCGCCCCCCGCCACACTCAATCCGTTCCCAGTGGTCGTCGTGACCGTCAGGTTCCCGTTCAGGAAGTTGACGGTCGCGCCGGTGTTGCCCGAGAGGGTCACCGCCGGGTTGGTGCCCGTCGTCAGCGTTTTGGTGGTGCCGGAGAACGTGTGCGTCCCGCCGGTATTACCGGTCACCGACACGCCGGTACATGCACTGGTGCACGACAGGTTGCCCGACAGGGTCGTGTTCGCCGCGCGGCCCGTGATGGTGGCCACGCGACCCGCGGAACTCTTGGACAGCGAGGCCGCCACGGTGACCGGGGCGGTGCCGCCCGACACGGACAGCGCGTCACCCGCGGTGTTCGACGTGTTGCCCACGGTCCC encodes the following:
- a CDS encoding phage tail protein, encoding MSDPYLSEIRLMSFAFAPKGWVECNGQLLSINQHQALFSLLGTLYGGDGRVTFALPNLQGRVPMHEGLGWSMGQVAGSPTVTLTQAQLPAHTHPAQGSSTASGTTTDPTGALLAPVNGGYRPGGDPLTPLDATSVTSVGGGQPHENMQPYLTLSFCMATEGAYPSPTDPAER
- a CDS encoding phage tail protein gives rise to the protein MDQFIGEIRVFPFSLIPSGWAPCIGQIMPIRQNTALFSVLGTTYGGDGTNTFGLPDLKGRVPLMPGQGDELSAYTLGQQGGADTVKLTTEQMPAHTHSVLADNLDPADLNVPSPRRVLALSQGVGAYQPSVANPVPLAPQALTVVGNGQPHDNMMPSLTLNFCIALVGNMPTRRESYGAPG
- a CDS encoding GGDEF domain-containing protein, producing the protein MTGAGPDAAGCGGTAGHVLRRQAALDRAHGAARLDGLTGLLNRRAFDDDVLHVSEGVNLAVIDVDGVNDREGHAQGDKPLRVSAQALQAKAGTGAGAEMNFPW
- a CDS encoding phage tail protein; this translates as MTPHIGEIRLFAGSFEPDGWMFCMGQLVPIEAYDLLFNLIGTTYGGDGETTFALPDLRSRVPVHQGNGYEVAQSGGAEQVTLKIQQIPGHSHVLQASTNLGSAVTPSGNVLAQTAGGIQLYYEGQASEPLAPQAALAAGDSQPHTNLQPYLAMNFIISLSGLFPSPT
- the dbpA gene encoding ATP-dependent RNA helicase DbpA, which codes for MTASFATLPLRISLRAALSSLGYMEMTPVQAQSLPHVLAGQDLIAQARTGSGKTVVFGLGLLQVLDSANPAVQGLVLCPTRELADQVAAELRRLARSEGNVKVLTLTGGVPLRPQAASLAHGAHVVVGTPGRVRDHLSRGTLNLAHVRTLVLDEADRMTDMGFYGEIEGVVRACPLERQTLLFSATYPDDIRQATAAFLRRPVEVRVDTVNPNDGIEERFYEVSARERDEAVARLLGHYQPGSALVFCNTRAHCQALAADLQAQGFDALALHGDLHQRERDETLEQFAGRSCAVLVATDVAARGLDIAQLDAVITADLSRDPDVYVHRVGRTGRAGECGLALTLCTPEDRPFVRLLEERRAAPVVWRTLEELRPGDAQPAPMVTLCILGSRQDKLRPGDVLGALTGEAGLSRDQVGRITVAGRVTYAAVARAAAPPALARLNAAAGSSALSIKGRRFRLRLISPPAGQGLSPPG